The following proteins are co-located in the Engraulis encrasicolus isolate BLACKSEA-1 chromosome 2, IST_EnEncr_1.0, whole genome shotgun sequence genome:
- the LOC134465894 gene encoding thyroid hormone receptor alpha-like isoform X1: protein MEHMPKEQETNLSEGEEKGWCNGLKRTRKKSQCSVKNVTGNNMLPSGYIPSYLEKDEPCVVCGDKATGYHYRCITCEGCKGFFRRTIQKNLHPSYSCKYDSSCIIDKITRNQCQLCRFNKCTAVGMAMDLVLDDSKRVAKRRLIEENREKRKKEELVKTLQSRPEPTGAEWELIRLVTDAHRHTNAAQGSTWKQKRKFLPDDIGQSPMTTTPDGDKVDLEAFSEFTKIITPAITRVVDFAKKLPMFSELPCEDQIILLKGCCMEIMSLRAAVRYDPESETLTLSGEMAVKREQLKNGGLGVVSDAIFDLGKSLAQFNLDDSEVALLQAVLLMSSDRTGLTSVEKIESNQERYLLAFEHYINHRKHNMAHFWPKLLMKVTDLRMIGACHASRFLHMKVECPTELFPPLFLEVFDYQDE from the exons gtggtgTAATGGTTTGAAGAGGACGAGAAAGAAGAGCCAATGTTCAGTCAAGAATGTGACTGGTAATAACATGCTTCCAT cCGGCTATATCCCCAGCTACCTGGAGAAGGATGAGCCATGTGTGGTATGTGGAGACAAGGCCACTGGCTACCACTACAGGTGCATCACCTGCGAAGGATGCAAG GGGTTTTTCCGGCGCACCATCCAGAAGAATCTGCACCCGTCGTACTCCTGCAAGTATGACAGCAGCTGCATCATCGACAAGATCACGCGCAACCAGTGCCAGCTGTGCAGATTCAACAAATGCACTGCCGTCGGCATGGCGATGGACC tGGTGCTGGATGACAGTAAGCGTGTGGCTAAGCGGCGGCTGATTGAGGAGAACCGTGAGAAGCGTAAGAAGGAAGAGCTGGTGAAGACGCTGCAGAGTCGACCGGAGCCCACGGGGGCCGAGTGGGAGCTCATACGCCTCGTCACCGACGCCCACAGACACACCAATGCAGCCCAGGGATCCACCTGGAAACAGAAGAGGAAGTTCCTG CCGGATGACATAGGCCAGTCGCCGATGACGACGACCCCGGACGGTGACAAGGTGGACTTGGAGGCCTTCAGCGAGTTCACCAAGATCATCACACCTGCCATCACGCGCGTCGTCGACTTCGCCAAGAAGCTGCCCATGttctcagag ctgCCTTGTGAAGACCAGATCATCCTGCTGAAGGGCTGCTGTATGGAGATCATGTCGCTGCGGGCGGCGGTGCGCTACGACCCCGAGAGCGAGACGCTGACGCTGAGCGGCGAGATGGCCGTCAAGCGGGAGCAGCTGAAGAACGGAGGCCTGGGCGTGGTGTCGGACGCCATCTTTGACCTGGGCAAGAGCCTGGCGCAGTTCAACCTGGACGACTCGGAGGTGGCCCTGCTACAGGCCGTGCTGCTCATGAGCTCAG ACCGTACGGGCCTGACGTCCGTGGAGAAGATCGAGAGCAACCAGGAGCGCTACCTGCTGGCGTTCGAGCACTACATCAACCACCGCAAGCACAACATGGCGCACTTCTGGCCCAAGCTGCTGATGAAGGTGACGGACCTGCGCATGATCGGGGCCTGCCACGCCAGCCGCTTCCTGCACATGAAGGTGGAGTGCCCCACCGAACTCTTCCCGCCGCTCTTCCTCGAGGTCTTCGACTACCAGGACGAATGA
- the LOC134465894 gene encoding thyroid hormone receptor alpha-like isoform X2, translating into MEHMPKEQETNLSEGEEKGWCNGLKRTRKKSQCSVKNVTAGYIPSYLEKDEPCVVCGDKATGYHYRCITCEGCKGFFRRTIQKNLHPSYSCKYDSSCIIDKITRNQCQLCRFNKCTAVGMAMDLVLDDSKRVAKRRLIEENREKRKKEELVKTLQSRPEPTGAEWELIRLVTDAHRHTNAAQGSTWKQKRKFLPDDIGQSPMTTTPDGDKVDLEAFSEFTKIITPAITRVVDFAKKLPMFSELPCEDQIILLKGCCMEIMSLRAAVRYDPESETLTLSGEMAVKREQLKNGGLGVVSDAIFDLGKSLAQFNLDDSEVALLQAVLLMSSDRTGLTSVEKIESNQERYLLAFEHYINHRKHNMAHFWPKLLMKVTDLRMIGACHASRFLHMKVECPTELFPPLFLEVFDYQDE; encoded by the exons gtggtgTAATGGTTTGAAGAGGACGAGAAAGAAGAGCCAATGTTCAGTCAAGAATGTGACTG cCGGCTATATCCCCAGCTACCTGGAGAAGGATGAGCCATGTGTGGTATGTGGAGACAAGGCCACTGGCTACCACTACAGGTGCATCACCTGCGAAGGATGCAAG GGGTTTTTCCGGCGCACCATCCAGAAGAATCTGCACCCGTCGTACTCCTGCAAGTATGACAGCAGCTGCATCATCGACAAGATCACGCGCAACCAGTGCCAGCTGTGCAGATTCAACAAATGCACTGCCGTCGGCATGGCGATGGACC tGGTGCTGGATGACAGTAAGCGTGTGGCTAAGCGGCGGCTGATTGAGGAGAACCGTGAGAAGCGTAAGAAGGAAGAGCTGGTGAAGACGCTGCAGAGTCGACCGGAGCCCACGGGGGCCGAGTGGGAGCTCATACGCCTCGTCACCGACGCCCACAGACACACCAATGCAGCCCAGGGATCCACCTGGAAACAGAAGAGGAAGTTCCTG CCGGATGACATAGGCCAGTCGCCGATGACGACGACCCCGGACGGTGACAAGGTGGACTTGGAGGCCTTCAGCGAGTTCACCAAGATCATCACACCTGCCATCACGCGCGTCGTCGACTTCGCCAAGAAGCTGCCCATGttctcagag ctgCCTTGTGAAGACCAGATCATCCTGCTGAAGGGCTGCTGTATGGAGATCATGTCGCTGCGGGCGGCGGTGCGCTACGACCCCGAGAGCGAGACGCTGACGCTGAGCGGCGAGATGGCCGTCAAGCGGGAGCAGCTGAAGAACGGAGGCCTGGGCGTGGTGTCGGACGCCATCTTTGACCTGGGCAAGAGCCTGGCGCAGTTCAACCTGGACGACTCGGAGGTGGCCCTGCTACAGGCCGTGCTGCTCATGAGCTCAG ACCGTACGGGCCTGACGTCCGTGGAGAAGATCGAGAGCAACCAGGAGCGCTACCTGCTGGCGTTCGAGCACTACATCAACCACCGCAAGCACAACATGGCGCACTTCTGGCCCAAGCTGCTGATGAAGGTGACGGACCTGCGCATGATCGGGGCCTGCCACGCCAGCCGCTTCCTGCACATGAAGGTGGAGTGCCCCACCGAACTCTTCCCGCCGCTCTTCCTCGAGGTCTTCGACTACCAGGACGAATGA